The genomic interval CGGTAACCGGTCAGCGACGCCGGCAACGGTGCACGGCGAGCCTACGAGCAGGCTCGCCGTGCACCCCGTTGCCCGCTCCGACGGCCGGGTCATCCGGGGAGAGCGGAGATCGTCTTGACGAGGAACCGGCAGGCGTCCGCGATCTCGTGCCGGACACCGTGGTCGTCCACGTACGGGTAGCGGTCCAGGTAGCGGCAGCCGGTATCGCGGTACCCGAGCCGGAGATAGAGCCGGGCGGCGCGGACGTTCTGCTCCTCGACGCCCATCCCGATCCGGTGCCGGCCGCGGCGCGCCGCAAGGTGTTCGGCCGCACGGATGATCGCCGACCCGACGCCCTGCGACCGCCGCTCGGCAAGGACGGCCAAGCCGTTGATCTCCGGGCAGCCGGGGAACCGGTCACGGACGTCCGGATCCTTCGCCCCCTGCCACATGACCTCGCCGGAACCGACCGGAACGGCATCGAGGCAGGCGATCAGGAACGTGCTGGAGCCCGCACGCTGCCGCTGGTAGCGGGCCTCGTGGTAGCGGTTCCGCCCGGTGGGGAAGTGCCGCTCCAGCACGGCGACATCCTCCGGTCGGCACTGCCTGAGCGTCAGCCGCAGCCCTGCCGTACCCACCCGCAGCACGCTAGCCCGCGCCGACCACCGGTACCAGGGGTTATCTGTGACCGAACGTCGTGAGGCACGCCGATGTGGATTGTGACCCGGCCATCGCCCCCGCGCCGTTGACCGGGCACGTTGTGGGTGGTCACCCAGAACGTTTGGGGTGGTACTACTTCACCGAGTCGGGAATCGACCAGACCGGGCCGGGCGAGGAGTGGCCCGCCCAGTGGCGTGTTCGCCAGGCGGTCTTGGCCGGTGGGGTCGGTGAGCTCGATCCAGACTTGGTCGCGTCCCGGGAGGTAATCGCGGAGGGGAAGGCGCACGCTGCCGATGCCTGTGGGACGCCCTCGACAGCGACCGTCCAGGACAGGCTAGCCTCACAGAGCTGCACGCCCGGCGAAAGCGCACGAGTTGTGGCGAGACTTCAGCTCCCGGGAACCTCGACCTTGTGCAGGTATCTGGCCACCTCTTCGAAATCGACGTGCGCCAGATCGACCGGACGGAGAACGATTCTCAGCTCTCGGGCCACCGTCCGGTCGAGTGTACTAGCGACGAAGGACTCTATGATCAGCGTGAGCAGGCGGGTCGGCGAGACTCCGTGGACGCGGGCGAGGGCCGAGCCGATCAACGGCATCGCCACCGGTCGAAGCTGTCCCTCCTGGTACACCGTGTGCCACAGCGCGCTGAGGCTTGTCCTTACGTCGTCCAGCGTGGACCGCGCGATCAGATCGTTGCCCATCCTGCTATATGCGAGGGCGAATACCTGTCGATCCTGCTGGCGTAGCACGGCGACGGTGCCTATCGGATACCGGATCAGGCGTCCTCTGGGTTTCGCGGTCCGTTTCTCACGGCCGGCCTCCGGGACGTGGCGCAGGGCGGCACGCAGACGACGGTCGAGCAGGGCGCGGTCGCCATCGAAGAGCCGTCGCATTGCCTGTGCCTGGACGGACTCATTGCTGATGACGACGTTCTCGTGAGTGTTTGTGTCGAACGTATCGGTGAAGCCGACAACCAGGTGGGCATCGTGGTGGTCGAAGAGGTCCCCCGACACCACGCTGATGCTGACCGGTGGGCTGTCACTGATGATCCGGTGGATCAGTCCACGCCGTCGTGGTCGCAATTGCTGCTTGATCCCGGAGAGGATCGAACGAAGCACGGTGTCGTCTGGACGCTCCTGTAGGCAGGCCGTGCCGAAGGCGAGCGCGCTCTCGGGTCTGCCGACGTCCCGGTAGAGGCCGACGAGATCGTGTTCGGCCGCCTGCCGAAGGTCCGCCAGCCGTCGGATCGGTTGCTGGGCGAACGGCAGGTCCGCGACCTCGGCCAACGGCATGCCTTGCCAGAGACCCAGCGCTGCCTCGATCAGGGGTGTCGCGGCGACCGCGTCGGCGGACCGGGCCTGGTCCACTAGGTGCTCGAAAAGTAGGAAGTCGATCCGCTCGGGCGGCAACACGAGCCGGTAGCTGGAGGTGGGCGCGGCGTTCTCCGTGCTTATGAACGACTCGCTGTCGCCCCCTGCTACCGTACGTAGCAGATTGACACACTTCTGTACTTGATTTCGTGCTACACGATCAACCGGCGCGCCCGGCAGGTTCCATACGTCGCGATAGATCCGCTCGACGGGGAGCGCCTTGCCCGCCGCGACGGCGAGCCGGAGCAGGATGCGTACAACGCGTGGCGGGAGCATGGCCTGTTCGCCGTTGACGAAGAGGCGGCCTGGGCCGAGGGCGGCCAGCCAACCCGGCTCGTGGGAAGCGCTTGGGAAGCACTTGAGATCTTTCGTGGGAAGCATATGCCGGCTTTCCTTGCCTCAGCTGTTCTGCCGCTGACAGAGTCCGACCCTGATGATGCTCGTATCCGGCACTGCCGCCTAACTCCCTTCGGCCATCTCACGTTCGGCCGTCCGGCTCCGGTCACCGTCGCGCTGGAGGTTCCACCGATGTGTACCGCTCGGTCACACTCACCCTCGAGTCCTATTCCGCCGACGCCGGTTCCGTCTCCGGTGTCGTGTTGACGATCTTCATCGAACGGACGATCTCTATGGAACGTACGATCCTTGTCGAACGACAGTCGCTGGTCCACGGTGCGAACCGGCTGACGTCGGTGAGTCCGACGTCGGTTGCCGGACCGACACCGGTCGGTGGGCCGTGGTGAGCCAGCACGACTGGTCGCTGGAGGACCCGGTTGGTAAAAAGCCGAACTATCTTGCCTCCCCCTCCGCGAACAACCGGCCCACCTGCCGACTCTGCGAGGCCGTGCATCTCAACGGCCCGCTGAGGCGGAGCATCCTCGCTGCCTATCTTGGGCGTGCCGTGAGCGCCTGGCCCCCGAACTACGGGCTCGACATGATTGCGGTGCTCAGACACGCCTGGTGGGCGCAACGCTGGGAGCGCGGTCGCAACTTGGCTCTCTGCGCGGTCATCGTCGGCGTTCTGGTGGTGCTGGCGGCCGCGTGCTACTCCCGGGGCGACGGGCCGGTTGCCCTCGCCGTGGTGCTGCTGGTCCTCCTGTTGGTGTTCCTGCGTCGTCTCCTACGGCGACGCCGAGTCACCGTCCGCGAGGCCTTCAAGTGGTTCCGGAAATGGCGCCAGCGTCATCGAGCCCTGGCGCGGCGCGTCACGACGCTGTTCCTGCTCTGCACGTTGGTGTTCGGCTGGTTGATATCGCAGCTCGCGCATCCGCAGGATGCTCAGGTCGTGCTTGTCGGTGCAGTGATTATCTGGGGCATCGGGATCGTTGACGCCTACGTGGTGGCCGGCCGTGCACGGCGTTGTCGGCATGCCTATCGAACCCTCGACGCACCTCACCTGCGTGACGTCGCTCCGGCGATGCCGGACCACCAGGAACGGAGCTTCTACGCTCTGGGCGAGGGTCCCGATCCCGATCAGACTCGCGGTAGGGCCATCGCGCGAGTCATCGTCTATGACCTGGAGTTGCGGCACGACAACGAGTTCATCGGGAGCGGTGAGTCAATCTGGGACGTCGAGTACCGCGTCGACACTCGCCTCGGCAGCACCGGCAAGGACGGCAAGAGCCGCCGTCCCAAGCGAGTAGACATGGTGACCTTGCATCGCAAGCTTGAGTTCTCGATGCGGAAAGCCGGGGTCCCCGGTCTCTGGTGCGGCTACCGCATGTATGTCAACGGGCTGGATCTGTTTGCCAATGACGTTCTGCCCGAGCCGAAGAAGGTCCCAGTCACCCACCAGCCACGAGACCAAATTCTCCAGTATCTGCGCGAGACGGTGGCTACTAGGCGGACTTATCTCTGTGTCCAGGTACCGGTGTCGGGCTGGGACAACGAAATCATCGTGACGCTGTTCGTGCGGGGTCAGCTGATCGGCGACCAACTGATCCTGCATAGCAAGATTCTTATCCTTCCGGCCATGATCTTCACCACTTTCGGGCGCCCCGAGAAGAATCCGAACGACGGGTGGACTCAACTCATGCACGCGATCCATTTCGGAACTACAAAAATCTGGGTGACAGCGCTGGGGAGTCCGCGTTTACTGGCCGATGAGGCGTTCGCTGCAGTACGCCGTCGATGGGCGCGGTGGCGGATCAAAAAGGCGGTCAAGCACAACCGCGAAATTCGTTATGGAGCGATCGATTCCATCCGGGAGCAACTCGCTGTAGGCGGCGCCGTGGTCACTCCAAACGCCAGGCAGGACATCCGGGGGACGATCGCATTTCTCGACCAGACTCTCGCGAAGGCTGTCAGGACTTACCTGGTGAAGCGGCGAATTGACACCTCGAGCTTCGACGGATTCGTCCAGAACATCTTCAACCAGCATCAGAACAAGATCGACCAGCTCAATGCCAAGAACGTTACGTTCGGCAGCAAATCACGTGCCGGCGACAGCACGGAGACCGGAAAGTCAACACCCGCCCTCGGAAGGGATTGAAGACAGTCATGGCTGAGCAACGCAATCGGATCGGCAGGGTGAACGCCGACGCGGTGACCTTCGGCGAACGCAGCCCGATCCACGCAAGCCCCGCCGAACCCACGCCGGCTCGACCCCGCAAGGCGGGGAAGGGCAGACGGGTGTTCGTCATCCACGGTCGTGACCTGGCGGCCCGCGACGCGCTCTTCGACTGCCTCCGGGCTCTCGGGCTCACACCCATGGAGTGGGAGCGACTCGTTCGCAACACCGACTCCAC from Plantactinospora sp. BC1 carries:
- a CDS encoding macro domain-containing protein produces the protein MLPTKDLKCFPSASHEPGWLAALGPGRLFVNGEQAMLPPRVVRILLRLAVAAGKALPVERIYRDVWNLPGAPVDRVARNQVQKCVNLLRTVAGGDSESFISTENAAPTSSYRLVLPPERIDFLLFEHLVDQARSADAVAATPLIEAALGLWQGMPLAEVADLPFAQQPIRRLADLRQAAEHDLVGLYRDVGRPESALAFGTACLQERPDDTVLRSILSGIKQQLRPRRRGLIHRIISDSPPVSISVVSGDLFDHHDAHLVVGFTDTFDTNTHENVVISNESVQAQAMRRLFDGDRALLDRRLRAALRHVPEAGREKRTAKPRGRLIRYPIGTVAVLRQQDRQVFALAYSRMGNDLIARSTLDDVRTSLSALWHTVYQEGQLRPVAMPLIGSALARVHGVSPTRLLTLIIESFVASTLDRTVARELRIVLRPVDLAHVDFEEVARYLHKVEVPGS
- a CDS encoding GNAT family N-acetyltransferase, which encodes MGTAGLRLTLRQCRPEDVAVLERHFPTGRNRYHEARYQRQRAGSSTFLIACLDAVPVGSGEVMWQGAKDPDVRDRFPGCPEINGLAVLAERRSQGVGSAIIRAAEHLAARRGRHRIGMGVEEQNVRAARLYLRLGYRDTGCRYLDRYPYVDDHGVRHEIADACRFLVKTISALPG